One window of Myxocyprinus asiaticus isolate MX2 ecotype Aquarium Trade chromosome 6, UBuf_Myxa_2, whole genome shotgun sequence genomic DNA carries:
- the LOC127442863 gene encoding bromodomain-containing protein 4A-like isoform X3, giving the protein MDFFKEESEDTGITQPCRIKSEEAERKRAMVDEYLDTLLIDGQDLAEEFEAQQPKKIKKRRSQATAVFWRERDEKGNIVAQFKRKTKNPNPRPTTSCGKEDDFPCQEMLHESERVPGHELMEVKEESQDLNEEEEKHQSQKPDDEQLHKWQQVGMYPLFLLGRKRGSKTVAECLCPITFNHPQCKEAQHTIRQIFVGLINAAQSPAQSPVTQLPTAQSPVTQLPTAQPSFTQYSAQPSFTQYSAQPPVAQSLAHPPVAQSSANPPVAQSSVKPPVALSSVKPSVAPSSVKPPVAPSSVKPPVAPSFVKPPVAQSSVKPPVAQSSVKPPVAQFLTQPQATQSSVQTLLAQSPTQPPVTQASLHPAISKTSVQPPVTLSLAQPSFARASAQPPIARASAQPQVTQSSPQPPITKSSAQSSAQPRVTQSFAKPSVTQSLAQPLVAQSTIQPPVTQSLCSTLPTLTLSKDLMEVTEENQELNEEEKRQCQKPNDEQKMESIKVSMKNCINCNMSFGVATKVCKACGVAQPMKQKLQNKMKKYDATWACTQRENGSTNKLFDETNLLLHKWQLLGMYPLFLLGRKRGSKMVAECLCPITNDLPQCKEALIIMRRIFVGLINATQLRTAQPPAFQPHVAPSLCSKLPTLTISKDAQQEESEKCVSYKDCTVHPTMDVFPYEEILEKRIRQDGECEVLIRWAPCPGCGLKWNDSWELEDNL; this is encoded by the exons ATGGATTTttttaaagaggagagtgaagacacGGGGATTACACAGCCATGCAGAATAAAAAGTGAAGAGGCTGAGAGAAAAAGAG CCATGGTGGATGAATATCTGGACACTCTGTTGATAGACGGACAAGATCTGGCAGAAGAGTTTGAAGCCCAGCAACCAAAG aaaatcaaaaagagaaGAAGTCAGGCAACCGCTGTGTTTTGGAGAGAGAGGGATGAAAAAGGCAATATTGTTGCACAATTTAAGAGGAAGACAAAAA ATCCAAACCCCAGACCCACCACCTCCTGTGGAAAAGAGGATGATTTCCCATGTCAGGAGATGTTGCATGAAAGTGAAAGGGTGCCAGGACATG AGCTTATGGAAGTGAAAGAAGAAAGTCAAGATCTGAATGAAGAGGAGGAGAAACATCAAAGTCAGAAACCTGATGATGAACAG CTTCACAAGTGGCAACAGGTGGGCATGTACCCTCTCTTCTTGTTGGGGAGAAAGAGAGGGTCCAAGACTGTGGCAGAGTGCCTGTGCCCCATCACTTTTAACCACCCCCAGTGTAAGGAGGCACAGCACACCATACGCCAGATTTTTGTTGGGCTGATAAATG CTGCCCAGTCACCGGCCCAGTCACCAGTCACCCAGCTGCCGACTGCCCAGTCACCAGTCACCCAGTTGCCGACTGCCCAGCCATCATTCACCCAGTATTCTGCCCAGCCATCATTCACCCAGTATTCTGCCCAGCCACCTGTCGCCCAGTCTTTGGCCCATCCACCTGTCGCCCAGTCTTCTGCCAATCCACCTGTCGCCCAGTCTTCTGTCAAGCCACCTGTCGCCCTGTCTTCTGTCAAGCCATCTGTCGCCCCGTCTTCTGTCAAGCCACCTGTCGCCCCGTCATCTGTCAAGCCACCTGTCGCCCCATCTTTTGTCAAGCCACCTGTCGCCCAGTCTTCTGTCAAGCCACCTGTCGCCCAGTCTTCTGTCAAGCCACCTGTTGCCCAGTTTTTAACTCAGCCACAAGCGACCCAGTCATCTGTCCAAACACTACTTGCCCAGTCTCCAACCCAGCCACCAGTGACCCAGGCTTCTCTCCACCCAGCCATCTCCAAGACTTCAGTCCAGCCACCTGTCACCCTGTCTTTGGCCCAGCCATCATTTGCCAGGGCTTCTGCCCAGCCACCAATTGCCAGGGCTTCTGCCCAGCCACAAGTGACCCAGTCTTCTCCCCAGCCACCCATCACCAAGTCTTCTGCCCAGTCTTCGGCCCAGCCACGAGTGACCCAGTCTTTTGCCAAGCCATCTGTCACCCAGTCTTTGGCCCAGCCACTAGTCGCCCAGTCTACGATCCAGCCACCAGTGACCCAGTCTCTCTGCTCTACACTCCCAACTTTGACTCTCTCCAAAG ACCTGATGGAAGTGACAGAGGAAAATCAAGAACTAAATGAAGAGGAGAAACGTCAGTGTCAGAAACCTAATGATGAACAG AAAATGGAATCAATCAAAGTGAGCATGAAAAACTGTATAAACTGCAACATGTCCTTTGGTGTTGCCACCAAGGTTTGCAAGGCATGTGGGGTGGCACAGCCCATGAAACAAAAGcttcaaaacaaaatgaaaaaatatgatgCGACATGGGCCTGTACTCAGAGAGAGAACGGgtcaacaaataaattatttgatgaAACAAATCTCCTG CTTCACAAGTGGCAACTGCTGGGCATGTACCCTCTTTTTCTGTTGGGGAGGAAAAGAGGGTCCAAGATGGTGGCAGAGTGCCTGTGCCCCATCACAAATGACCTTCCCCAGTGTAAGGAGGCACTGATTATCATGCGCCGGATTTTTGTTGGGCTGATAAATG CCACCCAGTTAAGAACTGCCCAGCCACCGGCTTTCCAGCCACACGTCGCCCCGTCTCTCTGCTCTAAACTCCCCACTCTCACTATATCTAAAG ATGCACAACAGGAAgaaagtgaaaaatgtgtttcataCAAAG ATTGCACAGTGCATCCGACAATGGATGTCTTTCCCTATGAAGAAATTCTAGAAAAAAGAATAAGACAG GACGGTGAGTGTGAGGTGCTAATTAGATGGGCTCCTTGCCCGGGTTG CGGCCTAAAGTGGAATGACTCATGGGAGTTAGAGGATAATCTGTAA
- the LOC127442863 gene encoding uncharacterized protein LOC127442863 isoform X1, whose protein sequence is MDFFKEESEDTGITQPCRIKSEEAERKRAMVDEYLDTLLIDGQDLAEEFEAQQPKKIKKRRSQATAVFWRERDEKGNIVAQFKRKTKNPNPRPTTSCGKEDDFPCQEMLHESERVPGHELMEVKEESQDLNEEEEKHQSQKPDDEQKMESNKVSMKNCINCNMSFGVATKVCRACGVAQPMKQKLQNKIKKYDATWAYTQRENGSISKLFDETNLLLHKWQQVGMYPLFLLGRKRGSKTVAECLCPITFNHPQCKEAQHTIRQIFVGLINAAQSPAQSPVTQLPTAQSPVTQLPTAQPSFTQYSAQPSFTQYSAQPPVAQSLAHPPVAQSSANPPVAQSSVKPPVALSSVKPSVAPSSVKPPVAPSSVKPPVAPSFVKPPVAQSSVKPPVAQSSVKPPVAQFLTQPQATQSSVQTLLAQSPTQPPVTQASLHPAISKTSVQPPVTLSLAQPSFARASAQPPIARASAQPQVTQSSPQPPITKSSAQSSAQPRVTQSFAKPSVTQSLAQPLVAQSTIQPPVTQSLCSTLPTLTLSKDLMEVTEENQELNEEEKRQCQKPNDEQKMESIKVSMKNCINCNMSFGVATKVCKACGVAQPMKQKLQNKMKKYDATWACTQRENGSTNKLFDETNLLLHKWQLLGMYPLFLLGRKRGSKMVAECLCPITNDLPQCKEALIIMRRIFVGLINATQLRTAQPPAFQPHVAPSLCSKLPTLTISKDAQQEESEKCVSYKDCTVHPTMDVFPYEEILEKRIRQDGECEVLIRWAPCPGCGLKWNDSWELEDNL, encoded by the exons ATGGATTTttttaaagaggagagtgaagacacGGGGATTACACAGCCATGCAGAATAAAAAGTGAAGAGGCTGAGAGAAAAAGAG CCATGGTGGATGAATATCTGGACACTCTGTTGATAGACGGACAAGATCTGGCAGAAGAGTTTGAAGCCCAGCAACCAAAG aaaatcaaaaagagaaGAAGTCAGGCAACCGCTGTGTTTTGGAGAGAGAGGGATGAAAAAGGCAATATTGTTGCACAATTTAAGAGGAAGACAAAAA ATCCAAACCCCAGACCCACCACCTCCTGTGGAAAAGAGGATGATTTCCCATGTCAGGAGATGTTGCATGAAAGTGAAAGGGTGCCAGGACATG AGCTTATGGAAGTGAAAGAAGAAAGTCAAGATCTGAATGAAGAGGAGGAGAAACATCAAAGTCAGAAACCTGATGATGAACAG AAAATGGAATCAAACAAAGTGAGCATGAAAAACTGCATAAACTGCAACATGTCCTTTGGTGTTGCCACTAAGGTTTGCAGGGCATGTGGGGTGGCACAGCCCATGAAACAAAAgcttcaaaacaaaataaaaaaatatgatgcgACGTGGGCCTATACTCAGAGGGAGAACGGGTCAATAAGTAAATTATTTGATGAAACAAATCTCCTG CTTCACAAGTGGCAACAGGTGGGCATGTACCCTCTCTTCTTGTTGGGGAGAAAGAGAGGGTCCAAGACTGTGGCAGAGTGCCTGTGCCCCATCACTTTTAACCACCCCCAGTGTAAGGAGGCACAGCACACCATACGCCAGATTTTTGTTGGGCTGATAAATG CTGCCCAGTCACCGGCCCAGTCACCAGTCACCCAGCTGCCGACTGCCCAGTCACCAGTCACCCAGTTGCCGACTGCCCAGCCATCATTCACCCAGTATTCTGCCCAGCCATCATTCACCCAGTATTCTGCCCAGCCACCTGTCGCCCAGTCTTTGGCCCATCCACCTGTCGCCCAGTCTTCTGCCAATCCACCTGTCGCCCAGTCTTCTGTCAAGCCACCTGTCGCCCTGTCTTCTGTCAAGCCATCTGTCGCCCCGTCTTCTGTCAAGCCACCTGTCGCCCCGTCATCTGTCAAGCCACCTGTCGCCCCATCTTTTGTCAAGCCACCTGTCGCCCAGTCTTCTGTCAAGCCACCTGTCGCCCAGTCTTCTGTCAAGCCACCTGTTGCCCAGTTTTTAACTCAGCCACAAGCGACCCAGTCATCTGTCCAAACACTACTTGCCCAGTCTCCAACCCAGCCACCAGTGACCCAGGCTTCTCTCCACCCAGCCATCTCCAAGACTTCAGTCCAGCCACCTGTCACCCTGTCTTTGGCCCAGCCATCATTTGCCAGGGCTTCTGCCCAGCCACCAATTGCCAGGGCTTCTGCCCAGCCACAAGTGACCCAGTCTTCTCCCCAGCCACCCATCACCAAGTCTTCTGCCCAGTCTTCGGCCCAGCCACGAGTGACCCAGTCTTTTGCCAAGCCATCTGTCACCCAGTCTTTGGCCCAGCCACTAGTCGCCCAGTCTACGATCCAGCCACCAGTGACCCAGTCTCTCTGCTCTACACTCCCAACTTTGACTCTCTCCAAAG ACCTGATGGAAGTGACAGAGGAAAATCAAGAACTAAATGAAGAGGAGAAACGTCAGTGTCAGAAACCTAATGATGAACAG AAAATGGAATCAATCAAAGTGAGCATGAAAAACTGTATAAACTGCAACATGTCCTTTGGTGTTGCCACCAAGGTTTGCAAGGCATGTGGGGTGGCACAGCCCATGAAACAAAAGcttcaaaacaaaatgaaaaaatatgatgCGACATGGGCCTGTACTCAGAGAGAGAACGGgtcaacaaataaattatttgatgaAACAAATCTCCTG CTTCACAAGTGGCAACTGCTGGGCATGTACCCTCTTTTTCTGTTGGGGAGGAAAAGAGGGTCCAAGATGGTGGCAGAGTGCCTGTGCCCCATCACAAATGACCTTCCCCAGTGTAAGGAGGCACTGATTATCATGCGCCGGATTTTTGTTGGGCTGATAAATG CCACCCAGTTAAGAACTGCCCAGCCACCGGCTTTCCAGCCACACGTCGCCCCGTCTCTCTGCTCTAAACTCCCCACTCTCACTATATCTAAAG ATGCACAACAGGAAgaaagtgaaaaatgtgtttcataCAAAG ATTGCACAGTGCATCCGACAATGGATGTCTTTCCCTATGAAGAAATTCTAGAAAAAAGAATAAGACAG GACGGTGAGTGTGAGGTGCTAATTAGATGGGCTCCTTGCCCGGGTTG CGGCCTAAAGTGGAATGACTCATGGGAGTTAGAGGATAATCTGTAA
- the LOC127442863 gene encoding E3 ubiquitin-protein ligase lubel-like isoform X2, translating to MDFFKEESEDTGITQPCRIKSEEAERKRAMVDEYLDTLLIDGQDLAEEFEAQQPKKIKKRRSQATAVFWRERDEKGNIVAQFKRKTKNPNPRPTTSCGKEDDFPCQEMLHESERVPGHELMEVKEESQDLNEEEEKHQSQKPDDEQKMESNKLHKWQQVGMYPLFLLGRKRGSKTVAECLCPITFNHPQCKEAQHTIRQIFVGLINAAQSPAQSPVTQLPTAQSPVTQLPTAQPSFTQYSAQPSFTQYSAQPPVAQSLAHPPVAQSSANPPVAQSSVKPPVALSSVKPSVAPSSVKPPVAPSSVKPPVAPSFVKPPVAQSSVKPPVAQSSVKPPVAQFLTQPQATQSSVQTLLAQSPTQPPVTQASLHPAISKTSVQPPVTLSLAQPSFARASAQPPIARASAQPQVTQSSPQPPITKSSAQSSAQPRVTQSFAKPSVTQSLAQPLVAQSTIQPPVTQSLCSTLPTLTLSKDLMEVTEENQELNEEEKRQCQKPNDEQKMESIKVSMKNCINCNMSFGVATKVCKACGVAQPMKQKLQNKMKKYDATWACTQRENGSTNKLFDETNLLLHKWQLLGMYPLFLLGRKRGSKMVAECLCPITNDLPQCKEALIIMRRIFVGLINATQLRTAQPPAFQPHVAPSLCSKLPTLTISKDAQQEESEKCVSYKDCTVHPTMDVFPYEEILEKRIRQDGECEVLIRWAPCPGCGLKWNDSWELEDNL from the exons ATGGATTTttttaaagaggagagtgaagacacGGGGATTACACAGCCATGCAGAATAAAAAGTGAAGAGGCTGAGAGAAAAAGAG CCATGGTGGATGAATATCTGGACACTCTGTTGATAGACGGACAAGATCTGGCAGAAGAGTTTGAAGCCCAGCAACCAAAG aaaatcaaaaagagaaGAAGTCAGGCAACCGCTGTGTTTTGGAGAGAGAGGGATGAAAAAGGCAATATTGTTGCACAATTTAAGAGGAAGACAAAAA ATCCAAACCCCAGACCCACCACCTCCTGTGGAAAAGAGGATGATTTCCCATGTCAGGAGATGTTGCATGAAAGTGAAAGGGTGCCAGGACATG AGCTTATGGAAGTGAAAGAAGAAAGTCAAGATCTGAATGAAGAGGAGGAGAAACATCAAAGTCAGAAACCTGATGATGAACAG AAAATGGAATCAAACAAA CTTCACAAGTGGCAACAGGTGGGCATGTACCCTCTCTTCTTGTTGGGGAGAAAGAGAGGGTCCAAGACTGTGGCAGAGTGCCTGTGCCCCATCACTTTTAACCACCCCCAGTGTAAGGAGGCACAGCACACCATACGCCAGATTTTTGTTGGGCTGATAAATG CTGCCCAGTCACCGGCCCAGTCACCAGTCACCCAGCTGCCGACTGCCCAGTCACCAGTCACCCAGTTGCCGACTGCCCAGCCATCATTCACCCAGTATTCTGCCCAGCCATCATTCACCCAGTATTCTGCCCAGCCACCTGTCGCCCAGTCTTTGGCCCATCCACCTGTCGCCCAGTCTTCTGCCAATCCACCTGTCGCCCAGTCTTCTGTCAAGCCACCTGTCGCCCTGTCTTCTGTCAAGCCATCTGTCGCCCCGTCTTCTGTCAAGCCACCTGTCGCCCCGTCATCTGTCAAGCCACCTGTCGCCCCATCTTTTGTCAAGCCACCTGTCGCCCAGTCTTCTGTCAAGCCACCTGTCGCCCAGTCTTCTGTCAAGCCACCTGTTGCCCAGTTTTTAACTCAGCCACAAGCGACCCAGTCATCTGTCCAAACACTACTTGCCCAGTCTCCAACCCAGCCACCAGTGACCCAGGCTTCTCTCCACCCAGCCATCTCCAAGACTTCAGTCCAGCCACCTGTCACCCTGTCTTTGGCCCAGCCATCATTTGCCAGGGCTTCTGCCCAGCCACCAATTGCCAGGGCTTCTGCCCAGCCACAAGTGACCCAGTCTTCTCCCCAGCCACCCATCACCAAGTCTTCTGCCCAGTCTTCGGCCCAGCCACGAGTGACCCAGTCTTTTGCCAAGCCATCTGTCACCCAGTCTTTGGCCCAGCCACTAGTCGCCCAGTCTACGATCCAGCCACCAGTGACCCAGTCTCTCTGCTCTACACTCCCAACTTTGACTCTCTCCAAAG ACCTGATGGAAGTGACAGAGGAAAATCAAGAACTAAATGAAGAGGAGAAACGTCAGTGTCAGAAACCTAATGATGAACAG AAAATGGAATCAATCAAAGTGAGCATGAAAAACTGTATAAACTGCAACATGTCCTTTGGTGTTGCCACCAAGGTTTGCAAGGCATGTGGGGTGGCACAGCCCATGAAACAAAAGcttcaaaacaaaatgaaaaaatatgatgCGACATGGGCCTGTACTCAGAGAGAGAACGGgtcaacaaataaattatttgatgaAACAAATCTCCTG CTTCACAAGTGGCAACTGCTGGGCATGTACCCTCTTTTTCTGTTGGGGAGGAAAAGAGGGTCCAAGATGGTGGCAGAGTGCCTGTGCCCCATCACAAATGACCTTCCCCAGTGTAAGGAGGCACTGATTATCATGCGCCGGATTTTTGTTGGGCTGATAAATG CCACCCAGTTAAGAACTGCCCAGCCACCGGCTTTCCAGCCACACGTCGCCCCGTCTCTCTGCTCTAAACTCCCCACTCTCACTATATCTAAAG ATGCACAACAGGAAgaaagtgaaaaatgtgtttcataCAAAG ATTGCACAGTGCATCCGACAATGGATGTCTTTCCCTATGAAGAAATTCTAGAAAAAAGAATAAGACAG GACGGTGAGTGTGAGGTGCTAATTAGATGGGCTCCTTGCCCGGGTTG CGGCCTAAAGTGGAATGACTCATGGGAGTTAGAGGATAATCTGTAA